A region from the Canis lupus familiaris isolate Mischka breed German Shepherd chromosome 3, alternate assembly UU_Cfam_GSD_1.0, whole genome shotgun sequence genome encodes:
- the SLC25A46 gene encoding solute carrier family 25 member 46 has protein sequence MHPRRPDGFDGLGYRGGARDEQAVGGAFPARPFGSASDPTHWVTSPPDIPGSRNLHWADRSPPYGAPGPSTPLDGPEQPCPGGGGGGAPGRSSEQLNRFAGFGIGLASLFTENVLAHPCIVLRRQCQVNYHARHYHLTPFTVINIMYSFNKTQGPRALWKGMGSTFIVQGVTLGAEGIISEFTPLPREISHKWNPKQIGEHLLLKSLTYMVAMPFYSASLIETVQSEIIRDNTGILECIREGIGRVIGLGVPHSKRLLPLLSLIFPTVLHGVLHYIISSVIQKFVLLILKRKTYSSHLAETTSPVQSMLDAYFPELIANFAASLCSDVILYPLETVLHRLHIQGTRTIIDNTDLGYEVLPINTQYEGMRDCINTIRQEEGVLGFYKGFGAVIIQYTLHAAVLQITKIIYSTLLQNSV, from the exons ATGCACCCGCGGCGCCCGGATGGCTTCGACGGCTTGGGCTaccggggcggggcccgggacgAGCAGGCTGTGGGCGGCGCCTTCCCCGCGCGGCCCTTCGGCTCGGCGTCCGACCCGACCCACTGGGTGACCAGCCCCCCGGACATCCCCGGGAGCCGCAACCTGCACTGGGCCGACCGGAGCCCGCCCTACGGCGCGCCCGGGCCCTCCACGCCGCTCGACGGCCCCGAACAGCCGTGtcccggaggcggcggcggcggggcgccaGGGCGGAGCAGCG agcAGTTGAATAGATTTGCTGGATTTGGTATTGGCCTTGCAAG TCTCTTTACCGAAAATGTACTGGCCCATCCTTGCATTGTTCTACGCCGCCAATGTCAG GTTAATTATCATGCCCGGCATTACCATCTCACTCCATTTACAGTGATCAATATTATGTACAGCTTCAATAAAACTCAG ggACCGAGGGCCCTTTGGAAAGGAATGGGAAGTACGTTTATTGTCCAGGGAGTCACACTTGGAGCAGAGGGAATAATAAGTGAATTCACACCTTTACCAAG ggagatttcacataaatggaatcctaaaCAAATAGGAGAACACCTTCTGCTGAAATC CCTGACTTACATGGTGGCAATGCCTTTTTATTCGGCAAGTCTAATTGAAACAGTACAG agtgaGATAATTCGAGATAACACTGGAATTTTGGAATGTATAAGAGAAGGAATTGGAAGAGTGATTGGCCTTGGAGTGCCTCATAGCAAACGACTGCTCCCACTTCTTTCCTTGATCTTCCCTACGGTGCTGCATGGGGTTCTTCATTACATCATCAGCTCAGTCATTCAGAAGTTTGTCCTACTGATTCTAAAGAGAAAGACTTATAGTAGCCATCTAGCTGAGACCACTAGCCCGGTGCAGAGTATGTTGGATGCTTATTTTCCAGAACTGATTGCTAACTTTGCTGCCAGTCTTTGCTCTGATGTTATACTTTACCCATTGGAAACAGTTTTGCACCGCCTTCACATTCAAGGAACACGCACAATCATTGACAATACAGACCTTGGCTATGAAGTGCTTCCAATTAACACACAGTACGAGGGGATGAGAGACTGTATCAATACTATAAGGCAGGAAGAAGGAGTGCTTGGTTTTTATAAGGGGTTTGGTGCTGTTATAATACAGTACACACTGCATGCAGCTGTTCTACAGATTACCAAAATTATTTACTCCACCCTTCTTCAAAATAGCGTTTGA